The Cylindrospermopsis curvispora GIHE-G1 genome contains a region encoding:
- a CDS encoding valine--pyruvate transaminase produces the protein MKPALTKIGAQMSNLTGVRAIMKDINETLRANQGQVLYNLSAGNPLILPEVEQLWRDCTADLLSSAEYGEVVCRYGSSQGYAPFIAAIVKDFNQRYGLQLTERNILVTAGSQTIYFYAANAYGGYTEECKLKKIVLPLSPDYTGYGGVSICPESLIAYKPALDVDGVNHRFKYRPDFTQLSITQETGCVIFSRPCNPTGNVLSNEEVEKIAALATPHDVPVFIDSAYAPPFPALNFTEMKPVFGENIIHCISLSKAGLPGERIGVAIGEEKLLQVLECFQTNAGIHSSRYGQAIATRAIESGALANIAETVIRPFYQHKFDVLESTLDAVMPKDLPWFLHRGEGAIFAWLWLQELPISDWEFYQQLKKVGVIVVPGSSFFPGLEENWEHKHQCLRISLTGTDEEISIGMQRLAKIAQEVYHQ, from the coding sequence ATCAAACCTGCCCTAACTAAAATTGGCGCTCAAATGTCTAACTTAACTGGCGTTAGAGCAATTATGAAAGATATAAATGAAACACTCAGAGCAAATCAAGGGCAGGTATTATATAATCTCAGTGCTGGCAATCCCTTGATACTACCAGAAGTAGAGCAATTATGGCGAGACTGCACAGCAGATTTACTGTCCAGTGCGGAGTATGGGGAGGTTGTCTGTCGCTATGGTTCTTCTCAGGGTTACGCGCCCTTTATTGCTGCTATCGTTAAGGATTTCAATCAGCGTTATGGCTTGCAGTTAACAGAACGTAATATTTTAGTCACGGCTGGTAGTCAAACTATTTACTTCTATGCAGCTAATGCTTACGGTGGATATACTGAGGAGTGCAAATTGAAAAAAATTGTTTTGCCCCTCAGTCCAGATTATACAGGATATGGTGGTGTGAGTATCTGTCCAGAATCTTTAATTGCCTATAAACCAGCTCTGGATGTTGATGGTGTAAATCATCGTTTTAAATACCGTCCTGATTTTACCCAGCTTTCTATTACTCAGGAAACAGGTTGTGTGATTTTTTCTCGTCCCTGTAACCCCACAGGTAATGTGTTGAGCAATGAAGAGGTGGAAAAAATTGCCGCCCTGGCCACGCCCCATGATGTACCAGTCTTCATAGATTCCGCCTATGCGCCCCCTTTCCCAGCTTTGAATTTTACCGAGATGAAACCCGTATTTGGCGAAAATATTATCCACTGTATCAGTTTATCAAAAGCTGGGTTGCCAGGAGAAAGAATTGGGGTGGCTATCGGTGAGGAAAAATTATTACAGGTTTTAGAGTGTTTTCAAACTAATGCTGGTATTCATTCTTCTAGATATGGTCAGGCGATCGCCACCCGTGCCATAGAATCGGGGGCCTTGGCAAATATTGCGGAAACTGTGATTAGACCATTTTATCAGCATAAATTTGATGTATTGGAAAGCACTTTAGATGCGGTAATGCCCAAGGATTTACCATGGTTTTTACATCGGGGCGAGGGAGCGATTTTTGCCTGGTTATGGCTACAGGAATTACCCATTAGTGACTGGGAATTTTACCAACAGTTAAAGAAAGTTGGTGTGATAGTTGTACCAGGTAGTAGTTTCTTTCCCGGGTTAGAGGAGAATTGGGAACACAAACATCAATGTCTACGCATTAGTTTGACAGGTACTGATGAGGAAATTAGTATTGGTATGCAGCGTTTGGCGAAGATTGCCCAAGAGGTTTATCATCAATAG
- a CDS encoding mechanosensitive ion channel family protein codes for MTHISTVLPSSALTNYLLGELFIPPTGAQLTKFILTLGLCAGISVAIYLGLFYVLRPIVRKLEKDTWILVLGLSQAPLSAVLVLSSLKISLVNFSSSGEIIEWIQKFATAFLIAAFTYWITQILTELVVVYLKSYARQTEAVWDDVLVPLLKNFIPVLTYIIGFSLFFTVLGVDLSGIGLALGSITLVLGLAVRDILSNFFSGLVLLIDTPFEFGDVIVFDGSLAIIKEIGIRVTKLYLIEEHCEKYVPNATLSNQSITNLSRPTTHYAYKIPVSVRIDADSALATNILKEIVIGHPDTIANFDDKLRYLDSFYGLKEAQDNKPSKKEAGRNRLELDREISLQLKKIGAAFETLLEEIKVLERGGLESQELIVLQKTYMDILELVGMVIVTERKGKRQRSRLEEESSQKTNLISLVRIWYRTWLEDPDLVMEDRQILPDEWEQKIDLLKLKLNKLFQIISNPGVKETRLDNYVENFAEWLESSFKESSTAWKEPQVQITNIQGSSMEFAVRFYVDNIQLEHWRRGERVKNEVRREMIRRLRLAHIYTG; via the coding sequence ATGACTCACATTTCAACAGTGTTACCATCTTCTGCACTGACAAACTATCTATTAGGCGAGCTTTTCATCCCGCCAACAGGTGCACAATTGACTAAGTTCATTTTAACTTTGGGTTTGTGTGCGGGAATTTCCGTAGCAATTTATCTGGGACTTTTTTATGTCCTGCGACCTATTGTCCGTAAGTTAGAAAAAGATACATGGATTCTCGTTCTCGGTCTTTCTCAAGCTCCTCTGTCCGCAGTTTTGGTATTGTCTAGTCTCAAAATTTCCCTAGTCAATTTTAGCAGTTCCGGGGAAATCATTGAATGGATCCAAAAATTTGCTACAGCTTTTCTCATAGCCGCATTTACCTATTGGATTACTCAGATACTCACTGAATTGGTGGTTGTCTACTTAAAATCCTATGCTAGACAAACTGAAGCGGTTTGGGATGATGTTTTAGTACCCCTTTTGAAGAATTTCATCCCAGTTCTGACTTATATTATTGGCTTCTCCCTATTTTTTACCGTTCTGGGTGTAGACCTATCGGGAATAGGATTAGCCTTGGGTAGTATTACCTTGGTATTAGGTTTAGCAGTCAGGGACATTTTAAGCAATTTTTTCAGTGGTCTGGTCTTGCTAATTGACACACCATTTGAATTCGGAGATGTGATTGTTTTTGATGGTTCCCTGGCAATTATCAAGGAAATCGGTATTCGAGTTACCAAATTGTATCTGATTGAAGAGCATTGCGAAAAGTATGTACCTAATGCTACTCTAAGCAATCAGAGTATTACTAACTTGAGTCGTCCTACAACCCACTATGCTTATAAAATTCCCGTGTCTGTGAGAATTGATGCCGATTCTGCTTTAGCAACCAATATCTTGAAGGAAATTGTGATTGGACATCCAGACACCATAGCCAATTTTGATGATAAGCTAAGATACTTGGATTCATTTTATGGATTGAAGGAAGCTCAGGATAACAAACCTTCTAAAAAAGAAGCGGGGCGGAACCGTCTAGAATTAGACAGAGAAATTAGCCTACAGTTGAAAAAGATTGGTGCTGCATTTGAAACACTGCTGGAAGAAATTAAGGTTCTGGAAAGAGGTGGTTTAGAGTCACAGGAATTAATAGTTCTCCAAAAAACTTACATGGATATTTTGGAACTGGTGGGTATGGTAATTGTAACAGAGCGCAAGGGTAAACGACAGCGCTCTAGGTTAGAAGAGGAATCTAGCCAAAAAACAAACCTCATTTCTTTAGTCAGAATCTGGTATCGCACTTGGTTAGAAGATCCAGATTTAGTTATGGAAGACCGTCAGATCTTACCTGATGAATGGGAGCAGAAAATTGACCTGCTCAAACTTAAACTGAATAAACTATTTCAGATCATTTCTAATCCAGGAGTTAAGGAAACTCGATTGGACAATTATGTGGAAAACTTTGCCGAATGGCTAGAATCCAGCTTTAAGGAGTCTTCTACAGCTTGGAAGGAACCACAAGTACAAATCACCAATATTCAGGGATCTTCCATGGAATTTGCTGTCAGGTTCTACGTTGATAATATTCAGCTGGAACATTGGCGACGTGGTGAACGGGTTAAAAATGAAGTACGCCGAGAAATGATTCGACGATTAAGATTAGCTCATATTTACACTGGCTAA
- a CDS encoding ABC transporter ATP-binding protein, which produces MHLQVCQLHKQFKTRRGTLNALENINLHIDQGEFVCAVGASGSGKTTLLRLISGLDTPTAGEILVDGVPVKGPGRERGLVFQSYTLYPWMNVADNVGFGLKLQGIPPIKRKQSISYYLEVVGLSEFAQALPRQLSGGMKQRVAIARALASQPKILLMDEPFGALDVQTKESMQKFLRQIWQQTGTTILMITHDVEEAIFLSQRIYVLTSRPGKIRQEINIVLPEKEYDQVKQSWEFQNYKRLIFNLLSGY; this is translated from the coding sequence ATGCATTTACAGGTCTGTCAACTACATAAACAATTTAAAACTAGACGCGGCACTCTCAATGCTCTAGAAAACATTAACCTACATATTGACCAAGGAGAGTTTGTTTGTGCTGTAGGTGCTTCTGGTTCTGGTAAAACAACCCTGCTACGCTTGATTTCTGGACTGGATACACCAACTGCTGGTGAAATTTTGGTTGATGGTGTTCCTGTTAAAGGACCTGGGAGGGAACGAGGTTTAGTCTTTCAAAGTTATACCCTTTATCCCTGGATGAATGTCGCTGATAACGTCGGTTTCGGACTGAAACTACAAGGTATTCCCCCCATCAAACGCAAACAATCGATTTCTTACTATTTAGAAGTAGTTGGTTTAAGTGAATTTGCTCAAGCTTTACCTAGGCAATTATCAGGGGGAATGAAACAAAGAGTAGCCATTGCCCGCGCATTAGCATCACAACCAAAAATACTATTAATGGATGAACCATTTGGAGCTTTGGACGTGCAAACCAAAGAATCAATGCAGAAATTTTTACGTCAGATTTGGCAACAAACTGGAACCACAATTTTGATGATTACCCACGATGTGGAGGAGGCAATTTTCCTTTCCCAACGTATTTATGTGCTAACTTCCCGTCCTGGCAAAATTCGCCAGGAAATTAATATTGTTTTACCAGAAAAGGAATATGACCAAGTCAAGCAAAGTTGGGAATTTCAAAATTACAAACGTTTGATTTTCAACTTATTAAGTGGTTATTGA
- a CDS encoding ABC transporter permease, whose amino-acid sequence MRKNNSPAVSWGIGDNSTWLFMILSITIPVFIWLVVSNSGLVKSLFLPTPQAVLSALQKLWATGDLQTDIGFSLLRVLGGFLLAAVISIPLGVLMGSFPVVRALLEPAISIFRYMPAPAFIPLLILYFGLGETPKILLIFIGTVFFNTLMIMDAVKFVSRELIETSYTLGGQHHQILLQVILPFIVPNIIDACRVNMAASWNLVIVAELVAATDGLGRRISVAQRFLKTDEIFAGLIVIGVIGVVIDIFLVMLHRIVCKWAHN is encoded by the coding sequence ATGAGAAAAAATAATTCTCCCGCCGTTTCCTGGGGTATTGGTGATAATTCAACCTGGTTGTTCATGATTTTATCAATCACTATTCCGGTTTTTATTTGGTTGGTCGTTTCCAACTCTGGTTTAGTTAAATCATTGTTTTTGCCAACCCCTCAAGCAGTTCTTTCTGCTTTACAAAAACTGTGGGCAACCGGTGACCTGCAAACAGATATTGGATTTAGTTTATTACGGGTTTTAGGTGGGTTTTTATTAGCTGCTGTTATCTCTATCCCTTTGGGCGTATTAATGGGGAGTTTTCCGGTAGTTCGAGCTTTATTGGAGCCTGCTATTAGTATTTTTCGCTACATGCCTGCACCCGCGTTTATTCCCCTGCTAATTTTGTATTTCGGTTTAGGAGAAACACCAAAAATACTGTTGATATTTATTGGTACAGTGTTCTTTAACACTCTGATGATTATGGACGCGGTAAAGTTTGTTTCTCGAGAATTGATTGAGACTTCTTATACATTAGGTGGTCAACACCATCAGATTTTATTGCAAGTGATTTTGCCTTTTATTGTGCCGAATATCATTGATGCTTGTCGAGTTAATATGGCAGCTTCTTGGAATTTGGTGATCGTAGCAGAGTTGGTAGCTGCAACGGATGGACTGGGTAGGCGCATTAGCGTAGCTCAAAGATTCCTTAAAACAGATGAGATTTTTGCTGGGTTGATTGTCATTGGTGTGATTGGTGTGGTTATTGACATTTTTCTGGTTATGTTACATCGTATAGTCTGTAAATGGGCTCATAATTAG
- a CDS encoding ABC transporter substrate-binding protein, giving the protein MRKSLSLCTLFVLSLLLAISCTPYGGDSREIQVGFSVWPGWLPWQIAANENLFTANNIQVNLKWFDGYLDSINALNSGKLDANSQTLNDTISSVAAGSDQVIVLVNDNSTGNDKIIVREGINTIADLKGKKVAVEEGTVDHFLLLLGMKKAGLTSNDIILQPLETGAASAAFVAGQVDAVGVFAPFTNKALERPGSKELFSSRDFPGAIPDHLVVTRQLIKERPQDVQALVNTWFETLDYIKANPEKSNEIMAKRAGVTVDEYKKYAEGTKIFSVEDNLQAFSSTSNIVSLKYTAQEIAKFIVEAKLAKKVPDLSQIFDDRFVKAYAAKQK; this is encoded by the coding sequence ATGCGAAAATCACTTTCCCTATGCACACTATTTGTACTTAGCTTATTGCTAGCAATTAGTTGTACACCTTATGGTGGAGATAGTAGAGAAATTCAGGTAGGTTTTAGTGTATGGCCTGGATGGCTACCATGGCAAATAGCTGCAAACGAAAACCTATTTACTGCCAATAATATACAGGTAAATCTCAAGTGGTTTGATGGTTATTTAGACTCAATTAATGCCTTAAATTCTGGGAAATTGGATGCCAATAGCCAAACCCTCAATGATACTATTAGCTCCGTAGCAGCAGGATCAGATCAAGTGATTGTCTTAGTAAACGATAATTCCACTGGCAATGATAAGATTATTGTTCGAGAAGGTATTAACACCATTGCGGATTTGAAGGGAAAAAAAGTAGCAGTGGAAGAGGGAACTGTTGACCATTTCTTATTACTTCTGGGCATGAAAAAGGCTGGATTGACCTCAAATGATATTATTTTGCAACCCTTGGAAACCGGTGCAGCATCCGCAGCATTTGTTGCTGGTCAGGTTGATGCTGTTGGTGTGTTTGCACCCTTTACTAATAAAGCTTTAGAACGTCCTGGTAGTAAAGAATTGTTCAGTTCGCGAGATTTTCCTGGAGCGATTCCCGATCATCTGGTAGTGACCCGCCAATTAATTAAAGAACGTCCTCAAGATGTGCAAGCTCTAGTTAATACTTGGTTTGAGACCCTAGACTACATCAAAGCTAATCCAGAAAAAAGCAATGAAATCATGGCAAAAAGAGCTGGAGTCACTGTTGATGAATACAAAAAATACGCCGAGGGAACTAAAATTTTTAGTGTTGAGGATAATCTTCAAGCTTTTAGTTCTACTAGCAATATAGTGTCATTGAAATATACAGCTCAGGAAATTGCTAAATTTATCGTTGAGGCAAAACTTGCTAAAAAAGTGCCTGACCTTAGTCAAATATTTGATGATCGTTTTGTCAAAGCCTACGCTGCCAAGCAAAAATAG
- the hypB gene encoding hydrogenase nickel incorporation protein HypB: protein MHQTHSAALEINLLHANQEGADHNRSHFNSWGITCLNIMSSPGAGKTTLLERTLSVLTSELKIAVIEGDMNTELDANRLRQYGIPVIAINTGRSCHLDSQMVAGGIHQLENKHNPTELDLVLVENVGNLVCPAEFEVGEHFKVALLSITEGEDKPLKYPIMFQAADCLLITKIDLSPYLDTDINHIVANVRQMNPGVKIIPFSAKTDEGLDTWCDWVKTQVKSNYHLDIKGTK, encoded by the coding sequence ATGCACCAAACCCATAGTGCTGCATTGGAAATTAATTTACTTCATGCTAACCAAGAAGGAGCAGATCACAATCGTTCCCACTTCAACAGTTGGGGTATCACTTGTCTAAATATTATGAGCAGTCCGGGAGCAGGTAAAACCACTCTATTGGAAAGAACCTTATCTGTTTTAACAAGCGAGTTGAAAATTGCAGTGATTGAAGGAGATATGAACACAGAACTAGATGCCAACCGCTTACGTCAATATGGTATTCCGGTAATTGCAATTAATACAGGTCGTTCTTGTCACTTAGATTCCCAAATGGTAGCTGGTGGAATTCATCAACTAGAAAACAAACATAATCCAACTGAACTAGATTTAGTCTTGGTGGAAAATGTGGGCAATTTAGTATGTCCAGCTGAATTTGAAGTTGGTGAACACTTTAAAGTTGCTTTATTAAGCATCACAGAGGGAGAAGATAAACCTCTTAAGTATCCAATTATGTTTCAAGCAGCAGACTGTTTGTTAATTACCAAGATAGACTTATCGCCCTATTTAGACACTGATATTAATCACATTGTAGCCAATGTCCGACAGATGAATCCGGGAGTTAAAATTATTCCTTTCTCAGCTAAAACAGATGAGGGACTGGATACTTGGTGTGATTGGGTGAAAACCCAGGTTAAGTCAAATTACCATTTAGATATAAAAGGTACTAAATAA
- the hypA gene encoding hydrogenase maturation nickel metallochaperone HypA: MTKALIITIKQWWESQPSCPRISAIHLMIGKFTCVEPGSLQFTFQVQTRNTFLDGVKLVIKEIPLIAFCHPCQLEYLPEIGQQYSCPRCYHPMEDIRSGRELKIERIEYSLEE; encoded by the coding sequence ATGACCAAGGCATTGATTATCACTATTAAACAATGGTGGGAATCCCAGCCTAGTTGTCCGCGTATTTCCGCAATTCACCTGATGATTGGTAAGTTCACCTGTGTGGAACCTGGGAGTTTGCAATTTACCTTTCAAGTACAAACACGTAACACATTTTTGGATGGAGTAAAATTAGTAATCAAGGAAATTCCCTTAATTGCCTTTTGTCATCCCTGTCAATTAGAGTATCTTCCGGAAATTGGTCAGCAATATAGCTGTCCGCGTTGTTATCATCCCATGGAGGATATTCGCTCGGGTAGGGAACTAAAAATAGAGCGGATTGAATATAGTTTAGAAGAGTAG
- a CDS encoding agmatinase family protein, which translates to MNEFQPPIPESEAQQALELERQLPLTGWQQEVSRSLELGLEAAASINDRTISTFARGELPHYAGINTFLKAPYLEDIWKVGEYDVAIVGVPHDSGTTYRPGTRFGPQGIRRISALYTPYNFELGIDLREQITLCDVGDIFTIPANNEKSFDQISKGIAHIFSSGAFPIIMGGDHSIGYPTVRGICRHLGDKKMGIIHFDRHVDTQETDLDERMHTCPWFHATNMKNAPAQNLVQLGIGGWQVPRQGVKICRQRSTNILTITDIVEKGLDYAVEFALERALDGTDCVYISFDIDCIDAGFVPGTGWPEPGGFMPREALYILGKIVQRAPICGLEVVEVSPPYDISDITSLMATRVICDTMGHLIKSGQLPRKDKPAYIEMEARQESIVDWS; encoded by the coding sequence ATGAACGAATTCCAACCGCCCATACCCGAAAGTGAAGCGCAACAAGCCTTAGAACTAGAAAGACAACTACCACTAACTGGTTGGCAGCAAGAAGTTTCTCGCAGTTTAGAGTTAGGACTAGAAGCAGCAGCAAGCATTAATGACCGGACTATTTCCACATTTGCTCGTGGTGAACTACCTCATTATGCTGGAATTAATACTTTTTTGAAGGCCCCCTATTTAGAAGATATCTGGAAAGTAGGAGAATATGACGTAGCCATTGTGGGGGTTCCCCATGACTCTGGAACCACTTACCGTCCTGGAACTAGATTTGGACCTCAGGGAATCCGCCGGATTTCCGCTTTATATACCCCCTATAACTTTGAATTAGGGATAGATCTAAGGGAGCAAATTACTCTATGTGATGTAGGGGATATTTTTACCATCCCTGCTAATAATGAGAAGTCATTCGACCAGATATCTAAAGGAATTGCCCACATTTTTAGTTCCGGTGCATTTCCCATTATTATGGGCGGTGATCACTCTATTGGCTACCCAACTGTTAGAGGTATTTGCCGACATTTGGGAGATAAAAAAATGGGTATTATTCATTTTGATCGCCATGTGGATACACAAGAGACAGACTTAGACGAAAGGATGCACACTTGTCCATGGTTCCATGCCACCAATATGAAAAATGCCCCTGCCCAAAATCTAGTTCAATTGGGAATTGGTGGATGGCAAGTACCACGTCAGGGGGTAAAAATTTGTCGCCAAAGGTCTACTAATATTCTCACAATCACTGACATTGTTGAAAAGGGACTGGATTATGCGGTGGAATTTGCCCTAGAAAGAGCTTTAGATGGTACAGATTGTGTTTATATCAGTTTTGATATTGACTGTATTGATGCTGGATTTGTTCCGGGAACTGGTTGGCCAGAACCAGGTGGTTTTATGCCTCGGGAAGCACTTTATATTCTAGGTAAAATTGTTCAGCGCGCCCCAATTTGTGGACTAGAAGTAGTAGAAGTGTCGCCTCCTTACGATATTAGTGACATTACTTCACTTATGGCCACTCGTGTTATTTGTGACACCATGGGACATTTAATTAAATCTGGTCAATTACCAAGAAAAGATAAACCCGCTTACATTGAAATGGAAGCACGACAAGAATCGATAGTGGATTGGAGTTAA
- a CDS encoding RNA methyltransferase encodes METERSVLEKIKVILVEPAGCLNLGSIARVMKNFGLCDLILVNPQCDPTSLESLRMAVHAPEILENAQIVDNLTTALAGCDRAIATIGRDYNGELPIESPRHALPWLLAGSEKPAGLIFGREDRGLTNQEINYAQKLVFIPTSPEYTSLNLATAVSICCYELSQSLITMETGKISTRDIATLDVLESYYQELESLLLSIGYLYPHTASSRMEKFRHLYNRSELTTTEVAMLRGILKQVQWAIKNY; translated from the coding sequence ATGGAAACAGAAAGGTCAGTTCTAGAAAAAATCAAAGTCATTTTAGTTGAACCTGCGGGATGTTTAAATTTAGGTTCTATAGCTAGGGTAATGAAAAACTTCGGGTTATGTGATTTGATTTTAGTCAATCCTCAGTGTGACCCTACTTCCTTAGAATCCCTAAGAATGGCAGTTCATGCTCCAGAAATATTAGAAAACGCCCAAATAGTGGATAATTTAACCACAGCACTAGCTGGATGCGATCGCGCTATTGCTACTATAGGTAGGGATTATAATGGGGAGTTACCCATAGAAAGTCCTCGTCATGCTTTACCCTGGTTATTAGCAGGGTCAGAAAAACCAGCAGGTTTGATTTTTGGTAGGGAAGACCGAGGTTTAACTAATCAGGAAATTAATTATGCCCAAAAACTAGTGTTTATCCCCACTAGTCCGGAATATACCTCCTTAAATTTGGCTACAGCAGTATCTATCTGTTGTTATGAATTATCACAATCTCTAATCACTATGGAAACAGGGAAAATTTCCACCAGAGATATTGCTACCTTGGATGTGCTTGAATCTTACTACCAAGAGTTGGAATCTTTACTGCTATCTATCGGTTATCTTTACCCCCACACAGCGTCTAGTCGGATGGAAAAGTTCCGCCATTTGTACAATCGCAGTGAGCTAACAACCACGGAAGTGGCTATGCTCAGGGGTATTTTAAAACAGGTACAATGGGCAATTAAAAATTATTGA
- a CDS encoding serine hydrolase, protein MITVSGDQSPKIRRRHHTQKTTAKTTQRTQSKPPLQPTGPNNQQDVKILPVSSPRNHRPNETDQTRRSQRLVVSSTVRPTPRPGNKLSGKMTGSNPKVKTLRVPKQGHPQKYAYPSRKARLKPAANIILYALRLLIVGVGLGAIVGTLLSVLDPANRITTNSINPPVTPSSSPQSSINNSGLVISREITPLKTTIENLSAANPNLIPGVFIVDIDSGGYVDVSGNKNFPAASTIKIPVLVAFLEDVDRGKIRLDEILTMEQEMVAGGSGNLRTMPVGTKLKSIEVATKMMTISDNTATNMLISKLGGKELLNARFRSWGLVNTAIQSPLPDLEGTNTTSPKELANLIAKVNQGELISMRSRDLMLDIMRRTQRDDLLPAGLGEGATAYHKTGDIGTMLADAGLIDVPTGKRYIASIMVKRPHNEPAAAKLINSISEATYSYLSQSNLPPDGSTNNQPSNNQPLNNSSTPVPQLQPFTQPFLQPQGGNSNIPNATINNVPLGNYQSPLNNPPYYPPQSHRN, encoded by the coding sequence ATGATAACTGTGTCCGGGGACCAATCTCCCAAGATTCGTCGTCGTCACCATACACAAAAGACAACTGCAAAAACTACCCAAAGGACACAATCAAAACCACCTCTCCAACCTACGGGTCCAAATAATCAACAAGACGTGAAAATATTACCCGTAAGTTCTCCTAGAAATCATAGACCAAATGAAACTGATCAAACAAGGCGATCACAACGTTTGGTAGTGTCCAGTACTGTCAGGCCCACTCCCAGACCTGGAAATAAGCTATCTGGCAAAATGACAGGGAGTAACCCCAAGGTCAAAACCCTGCGTGTCCCCAAGCAAGGACACCCCCAAAAATATGCCTATCCATCCCGAAAGGCAAGGTTAAAACCAGCAGCTAATATTATTTTGTATGCCTTGCGACTGTTAATTGTGGGTGTGGGTTTGGGTGCAATTGTGGGCACCCTATTATCAGTGCTAGACCCGGCCAATCGAATTACCACTAACTCCATTAATCCACCTGTAACCCCAAGTTCTTCTCCCCAGTCTTCCATTAATAATTCCGGACTGGTCATATCTAGGGAAATTACCCCCCTGAAAACCACTATCGAAAACCTATCAGCAGCTAACCCCAATCTCATCCCCGGTGTGTTTATAGTGGATATAGATTCCGGTGGATATGTGGATGTTAGTGGGAACAAGAATTTCCCCGCAGCTAGTACCATTAAGATACCAGTTCTAGTGGCTTTTTTAGAAGATGTTGATAGGGGCAAAATTCGTCTCGATGAAATCTTAACTATGGAGCAAGAAATGGTAGCAGGAGGTTCTGGTAATTTAAGAACTATGCCTGTAGGTACTAAGCTGAAATCCATTGAAGTAGCTACCAAAATGATGACTATCAGTGACAACACTGCTACAAATATGCTGATTAGTAAATTGGGAGGGAAAGAGTTATTAAACGCCCGTTTTCGTAGTTGGGGACTAGTAAATACTGCCATTCAAAGTCCATTACCAGATTTAGAGGGTACTAATACTACCTCTCCTAAAGAGTTGGCAAACTTAATTGCCAAAGTTAATCAGGGTGAATTAATATCCATGCGATCGCGTGATTTGATGTTAGATATTATGCGACGTACCCAAAGGGATGATTTATTACCTGCTGGTTTAGGGGAAGGAGCGACAGCATATCATAAAACGGGTGATATTGGGACAATGCTAGCGGATGCTGGTTTGATTGATGTTCCTACGGGTAAGCGTTACATTGCTAGTATTATGGTGAAACGTCCTCATAATGAACCTGCTGCAGCAAAGTTAATCAATTCCATATCTGAGGCAACTTATTCTTATTTAAGTCAGAGTAATTTACCCCCTGATGGTTCTACCAATAATCAACCATCAAACAATCAACCGTTAAATAATTCTTCCACCCCAGTTCCCCAACTTCAACCATTTACTCAACCATTTCTCCAACCTCAAGGTGGCAATTCAAATATTCCTAATGCTACAATCAACAATGTACCCCTGGGAAATTATCA